Proteins encoded by one window of Lathyrus oleraceus cultivar Zhongwan6 chromosome 1, CAAS_Psat_ZW6_1.0, whole genome shotgun sequence:
- the LOC127085555 gene encoding uncharacterized protein LOC127085555: MSLLHYSLCGITSNTITTIPISTPKLKCSTNNRFKILAKSNSDQTQPTSSSTSVLSFLCPLLKLFSGGDPSGQRNFALELATSSLASVSRFAWGRKSIVESTQINGMASSPPISLQLFEFEACPFCRRVREAMTELDLSVEVYPCPKGSVRHREVVRKTGGKEMFPFLIDQNNGVTMYESSDIVKYLFEQYGKGRSPSLGLLESTIFTGWMPTILRAGRGMSLWERSRVEPPPRKLELFSYENNPNARIVREALCELELPYILQNVGEGSRRTKLLLDAAGSKEVPYFVDHNTGFQSGDYKAILPYLFKTYSSANL; the protein is encoded by the exons ATGTCGTTACTTCACTACTCTCTCTGCGGCATAACATCAAACACTATCACCACCATCCCAATTTCCACTCCCAAACTCAAATGCAGCACCAATAACAGATTCAAAATTCTCGCAAAATCAAATTCAGATCAAACACAACCCACTTCATCTTCTACCTCCGTTCTCTCTTTCCTTTGTCCCCTCCTCAAGCTTTTCTCT GGAGGAGATCCTTCTGGACAACGTAATTTTGCTTTGGAG ttAGCAACATCTTCCTTAGCCAGTGTATCAAGGTTTGCATGGGGAAGAAAATCCATAGTTGAGAGTACGCAGATCAATGGGATGGCTTCAAGTCCTCCTATTAGCTTGCAGCTTTTTGAATTTG AGGCATGCCCCTTTTGTAGAAGGGTACGGGAGGCCATGACGGAACTAGATCTTTCTGTAGAG GTGTATCCTTGTCCAAAGGGTTCTGTAAGACACAGAGAGGTGGTCAGAAAAACTGGTGGCAAAGAGAT GTTTCCTTTCCTCATTGATCAAAATAATGGCGTTACTATGTACGAAAGCA GCGATATTGTAAAATACTTGTTCGAGCAATATGGAAAAGGCAGAAGTCCATCATTGGGACTTTTAGAGAG CACTATTTTCACCGGATGGATGCCGACAATTCTACGAGCAGGCAGAGGAATGTCACTGTGGGAACGTTCTAGGGTTGAACCTCCCCCTAGAAAGTTGGAGCTCTTCTCATATGAAAATAACCCG AATGCTCGAATTGTTCGCGAGGCATTATGCGAATTGGAACTTCCTTACATTCTTCAAAATGTAGGAGAAGGATCTCGACGAACAAAGTTACTCTTGGATGCTGCTGGATCTAAAGAG GTTCCTTACTTTGTTGATCACAACACTGGATTTCAATCTGGGGATTACAAGGCGATCTTACCCTATCTGTTCAAAACCTATTCGTCAGCTAATTTATAG
- the LOC127086358 gene encoding putative methyltransferase At1g22800, mitochondrial produces MIKRTLFPFFGKTNFSLPFSTTSKLNIFDRELKRNQRDRAAWLMPQNDPLLHTVADNLLDRLQDCKKIFPSALCLGGSLQAITRSLRGRDSIEKLIVMDASYDMVQRCKNDYHESINNNMETMFLVGDEEFLPIKESSVDLVISCLGLHWTNDLPGAMIQSMLALKPDGLFLAAILGGETLRELRIACTVAQMEREGGISPRVSPLAQVRDAGNLLTRAGFNLPGVDVDEYTVKYGSALELIEHLRAMGETNALSQMNLMLKRDTALATAAIYDSMFASEDGTVPATFQVIYMTGWKEHPSQQKAKRRGSATVSFKDIQTQFGNQS; encoded by the exons ATGATAAAACGAACACTATTTCCCTTCTTTGGCAAAACCAACTTCTCTCTCCCCTTCTCTACAACCTCCAAACTCAACATCTTCGATCGCGAACTCAAACGCAACCag CGTGACCGTGCCGCATGGTTGATGCCTCAAAACGATCCTTTACTTCACACCGTTGCTGATAATCTATTAGATCGCTTGCAG GATTGTAAGAAGATTTTTCCCTCTGCTTTATGTTTGGGAGGTTCGTTGCAAGCAATCACACGCTCTCTTCGCGGCCGAG ATTCCATAGAAAAGCTTATTGTCATGGATGCATCCTATGACATGGTACAACGTTGTAAAAATGATTACCACGAGTCAATCAACAATAACATGGAGACAATGTTTTTGGTTGGCGACGAAGAATTCTTGCCTATCAAAGAAAG CTCAGTGGATTTGGTTATCAGTTGCTTGGGCCTTCACTGGACTAATGATCTTCCAGGAGCAATGATACAA TCTATGTTGGCATTGAAGCCAGATGGCTTGTTTTTAGCAGCTATCCTCGGAGGAGAAACATTAAG GGAACTCAGAATAGCTTGTACTGTAGCACAAATGGAACGTGAAGGAGGGATCAGTCCCCGAGTTTCACCTTTAGCACAG GTTCGAGATGCTGGGAATCTTTTGACTAGGGCAGGATTCAACCTACcaggtgttgatgttgatgaGTATACAGTTAAATATGGAAGTG CTCTGGAGCTTATAGAACATCTTCGTGCAATGGGTGAAACAAATGCACTTTCCCAAATGAACTTG ATGCTGAAGAGGGATACAGCCTTAGCAACTGCAGCTATTTATGATTCAATGTTTGCTTCAGAAGATGGCACTGTACCCGCAACCTTCCAG GTTATATACATGACGGGTTGGAAGGAACATCCTTCTCAACAAAAAGCAAAACGAAGAGGATCAGCTACTGTTTCTTTTAAGGATATTCAGACACAATTTGGAAACCAGAGTTGA
- the LOC127086406 gene encoding F-box protein At3g07870-like: MDPKRSKLGPRGIKCAFIGYAPNSKAYRLLNLENNVIIESRDVESFENVITKDKESESPANKESWEEYSSWSIEIQPETASRIIEIQPEPRISKRNIPIILQVEDDPKTYKEAVASINSSFWKDAIQDKMDSIMSNHTWHSTSSGIHEDKTTVKVLTLGTHCWRTIPKFPFDAINIDGAGKCVSHTVNWLAYTETYRVGRQPFIVSLDLAKESFQKIFLPDHERRDGCNITLLVWKDCLGLISDHDVWVMKTYGVQESWIKLFSVSYLEDPEMSSILTKALYIFEDDKLLLELQEEKRRRKLIVYNPKNGSFKVTKFVRLPEVCVESLLSPDII, from the exons ATGGATCCTAAGAGAAGCAAATTAGGTCCTCGTGGGATAAAATGTGCCTTTATAGGTTATGCACCAAATAGTAAAGCATATAGACTTTTAAACTTAGAGAATAATGTAATCATTGAATCCCGGGATGTAGAATCCTTTGAAAACGTTATTACTAAGGATAAAGAATCTGAGTCTCCTGCAAACAAAGAATCTTGGGAGGAATATTCTTCTTGGAGTATCGAGATACAACCTGAAACTGCCTCTCGGATCATTGAAATACAACCCGAGCCTAGGATAAGCAAAAGA AATATTCCTATTATTCTTCAAGTAGAAGATGATCCTAAAACTTACAAGGAAGCAGTGGCTTCGATAAACTCTTCCTTTTGGAAGGATGCTATCCAAGATAAAATGGATTCAATCATGTCAAATCACACTTG GCATAGTACTAGTAGTGGTATCCATGAAGACAAAACTACAGTTAAGGTTCTTACTTTGGGTACCCATTGTTGGAGAACCATTCCTAAGTTCCCTTTTGATGCTATAAATATTGATGGAGCTGGAAAATGTGTAAGCCACACTGTTAATTGGTTGGCCTATACTGAAACTTATCGGGTTGGTCGTCAGCCTTTTATTGTCTCTCTTGATTTGGCTAAGGAGTCTTTTCAAAAGATCTTCCTTCCTGACCATGAAAGGAGAGATGGGTGTAACATAACATTGTTAGTGTGGAAGGATTGCTTGGGTTTAATCTCTGATCATGATGTTTGGGTCATGAAGACATATGGAGTTCAAGAGTCTTGGATTAAATTGTTCAGTGTTTCTTACTTGGAAGATCCTGAAATGTCTTCTATCTTGACCAAGGCATTATATATTTTTGAAGATGATAAACTGCTCCTGGAGCTTCAGGAGGAGAAACGGAGGAGGAAGTTGATTGTCTACAATCCTAAGAATGGTAGTTTTAAGGTTACCAAGTTTGTAAGGTTACCAGAAGTCTGTGTTGAGAGTTTGTTATCACCTGACATCATTTAA